A window of Acropora muricata isolate sample 2 chromosome 3, ASM3666990v1, whole genome shotgun sequence contains these coding sequences:
- the LOC136912480 gene encoding uncharacterized protein, with product MKARHVNLEVKCGLFINKENSFLHATPDFLVSCDCCGNGCGEVKCPIVITDGNFDDYVQHKSKWEFAAEKKHSFYYQVQQQLFSVQDLQYDDFVVCAIDKAKNIHLFVQRIYPDVQHWNFVLPKLEIFWRICILPEILGRWYTRRCTLPPTLPSRDAICFCRTERDEDSILCSNNGCPYERFHPSCLSLFSVTMPRIWYCPHCCRLPQFKRKRNTRKPPQPTVVSDHTAMKCGSICICKAKPTPTDKLVQCHGESCRNGKYFHLACLNLKRMPNNHRTTWKCPACKKVAPAGATNTSTTCSSSSDSSSSENESDIVITKVTQGETEKIGALANLTDYHFELIINPTGWLDCDIIQQAHVLLQLENPAIAGFQRRTLGPVRNFDVVSGELVQILHTGNNHWVIVSSIGCVPGYVNLFDSLYHDSVLSQEVEEQTNDFLGGRLIALDPKPAQQQTNGSDCGVFAIAFATCLVFGVDPTFINFDTQCMRAHLATCLRNGRISLFPSF from the coding sequence ATGAAAGCACGTCATGTGAACTTAGAGGTCAAATGTGGGTTATTCATCAACAAAGAGAATTCATTTCTTCATGCCACCCCTGATTTTCTTGTGTCGTGTGACTGTTGTGGAAATGGATGCGGAGAAGTTAAATGTCCAATAGTTATCACTGATGGCAACTTCGATGACTATGTTCAACATAAAAGTAAATGGGAATTtgcagctgaaaaaaaacacagcTTCTACTATCAAGTACAACAACAGCTTTTCTCAGTTCAAGATCTCCAGTATGATGACTTTGTGGTGTGTGCCATTGATAAGGCAAAAAACATCCACTTATTTGTGCAGCGTATATATCCAGATGTGCAGCACTGGAACTTTGTTTTGCCTAAACTAGAAATATTTTGGAGAATTTGCATTCTTCCAGAGATTTTGGGACGGTGGTATACCCGAAGGTGCACACTACCACCTACATTACCAAGCAGGGATGCCATTTGTTTTTGTCGCACAGAACGAGATGAGGACAGCATTTTGTGTAGTAACAATGGCTGCCCTTATGAAAGGTTTCACCCTTCTTGTCTCTCTCTCTTCTCCGTGACAATGCCGAGGATCTGGTACTGCCCTCACTGTTGCAGACTTCCTCAGTTCAAGAGGAAAAGGAATACCAGAAAACCCCCACAACCTACTGTTGTGTCAGATCATACAGCAATGAAATGTGGTAGCATTTGCATTTGCAAGGCAAAGCCTACCCCTACAGACAAGTTAGTTCAGTGCCATGGAGAAAGCTGCAGGAATGGAAAGTACTTCCACCTTGCTTGTCTTAATTTGAAGCGAATGCCTAACAATCACAGAACAACCTGGAAATGCCCTGCATGCAAAAAGGTTGCTCCTGCCGGAGCTACCAACACCTCTACCACTTGTTCTTCTTCGTCAGATTCCTCCAGTAGTGAGAATGAAAGTGACATTGTTATTACGAAGGTCACCCAGGGTGAAACTGAAAAGATTGGTGCATTGGCAAACCTAACAGACTATCATTTTGAATTGATTATTAATCCTACTGGATGGCTAGACTGTGATATCATCCAACAGGCTCATGTTTTATTACAGCTTGAGAATCCAGCAATTGCAGGTTTTCAGCGACGGACACTTGGCCCTGTTAGAAATTTTGATGTTGTTAGTGGTGAATTAGTTCAAATTTTGCACACTGGGAACAATCATTGGGTGATTGTTAGCTCAATTGGATGTGTGCCTGGATATGTAAACCTTTTTGATAGCCTCTATCATGACTCAGTCTTAAGTCAAGAAGTAGAAGAGCAAACAAATGATTTCTTAGGGGGACGTTTGATTGCTCTTGACCCGAAGCCAGCACAGCAACAAACCAATGGCAGTGACTGTGGGGTTTTTGCAATTGCATTTGCCACCTGCTTGGTCTTTGGAGTAGACCCCACATTTATAAATTTTGATACACAATGTATGAGAGCTCATTTAGCAACATGTCTAAGAAATGGCAGAATTAgcttgtttccttcattttaa
- the LOC136912481 gene encoding uncharacterized protein has protein sequence MDISQKSDPKSYDEVPVLSSYAKNLESHVRERYLKKIPVVDVDPAAIPSDQFSSECLPPIEVSDLLSYLVLETRYYTNKQFKTFKSLEAYNQMVSGFVASVQGKEIAGKIVVVAKVRHLQRMNDPLVDIWIIAEKEGTIISAHCLGCKAGLAESCSHVASVMFYIEAVTRIQGKLACTQAKCTWILPTYVNEVPYAKLGDIDSKRRAGTENRDMASRYWGRKKNLRRTV, from the coding sequence ATGGATATTTCCCAAAAAAGCGACCCAAAATCATACGATGAGGTACCAGTACTTTCATCCTACGCAAAAAACCTGGAAAGCCATGTCCGAGAGCGCTATTTGAAGAAGATACCTGTGGTTGACGTAGATCCAGCAGCCATACCGAGCGATCAGTTCAGCTCGGAATGTTTGCCTCCTATAGAAGTCTCGGACTTGCTTTCCTACTTAGTTTTAGAGACAAGGTACTATACAAATAAGCAGTTTAAGACCTTCAAAAGTTTGGAAGCGTACAACCAGATGGTTTCTGGTTTTGTTGCGTCCGTTCAAGGGAAGGAAATCGCGGGCAAAATTGTTGTTGTGGCCAAGGTGAGACATTTACAACGAATGAACGATCCTCTTGTTGACATTTGGATCATTGCAGAAAAGGAGGGTACCATTATCTCTGCGCATTGCTTAGGCTGTAAGGCAGGACTGGCTGAATCCTGTTCCCATGTAGCGAGTGTGATGTTTTACATCGAAGCTGTGACACGGATTCAAGGAAAGCTCGCCTGTACTCAAGCGAAATGCACATGGATTTTACCAACATATGTCAACGAAGTGCCATATGCAAAGTTAGGGGACATAGACTCAAAAAGGCGCGCTGGAACAGAAAATCGAGACATGGCATCAAGATACTGGGGAAGGAAGAAAAACCTTAGAAGAACGGTGTGA